The DNA window GATAATGTAAGAGGGCATCTATGAAAGTAAAGATAGACGAAGAAAGTTGCACAGGCTGCGGGGTTTGTGCTGCGATATGTGATGAGGTTTTTGAAGTTGGAGATGACAATAAAGTGCATGTGAAGAATCCTGAACCTGCTGGTATAGATTGTGTCCAGGAAGCAGTTGATTCCTGTCCAGTTGAGGCAATAATTTTAGAGAAATAAATGAAGAAGGTTTAGAGGGTTTTACGATTATTAACAAAACTAAGATTCGTGTTTCTTATGCTGATACAGACCAGATGGGTATAGTATATTATGCAAGATACTTTGAATATTTTGAGCGTGGTAGGACAGAGTTGTTAAGAGAATTGGGAGTGCCATATCGTAAAATGGAAAAAAGTGGTGTAAGACTTCCTGTGGTAGAGGCTCATTGTGAATATAAGAAAGGGATAAAATATGATGCAGTAATTGTGATAAAGACTTCCATTAGAGACCCTCCTAAAGCACGCATAAGAATGGACTACGAGGTTTTTGATGAATCAGAAAAATGGCTCCTTGCAATGGGTTATACCATTCATCCATTTGTTAATCTCCAGGGTAAGGCAGTGAGACCACCCAAAGAGTTTGTGAAATTGATTCAAGAGAATTTGTCAAAATCCTCCTCCGTAGCACTGCGGAGGACGGAAA is part of the bacterium genome and encodes:
- a CDS encoding ferredoxin, translated to MKVKIDEESCTGCGVCAAICDEVFEVGDDNKVHVKNPEPAGIDCVQEAVDSCPVEAIILEK
- a CDS encoding thioesterase family protein; the protein is MRVSYADTDQMGIVYYARYFEYFERGRTELLRELGVPYRKMEKSGVRLPVVEAHCEYKKGIKYDAVIVIKTSIRDPPKARIRMDYEVFDESEKWLLAMGYTIHPFVNLQGKAVRPPKEFVKLIQENLSKSSSVALRRTEKEM